In Ananas comosus cultivar F153 linkage group 7, ASM154086v1, whole genome shotgun sequence, the sequence GTTAAAAGGAGACCTGAATTCTCCGACCGGTGCGGTCATAGAGGACaattctctttttcttcgtttttgtttggtttgagttgcttcttttttcttttttaaggttcgccttttctctcctttttgccAATTTTTAATTCTgggcttcctttttttttttttctttccctcccATAATCTTCTCTGCGACCCTCCTCACGAGTTCTGGGCTCCAATCCTcgcacccttttttttttttttttttttaaaaaaaaaagagaaaaaaatcgCGAGAGGAAGGAAACTGGAAAAGGACTAGAAAGTAAAAACAGGAAAAGTTTGGAGTTCTTGGCATAAAATCGTACGAAGGTACGATATTATTCCTCTTCCTATTTACTGTCCCCAACTGGCAACTGCTAATACCCTCTTTgtagttttgttttatttcattattttttaaaatttttctttctctgtCTAAAACCTCTCTATTTATGAGTTTTGAGTGCGGCGGTGAACCtggtttttttaaatttttagaaaaacttcaaataccacctgtAGTTTCGTAGCTTCTCACTTTACTATTCTCACTTTACTATtccgtggtttaaaatgtatcacttttctattcaaaaattttatttttttattatttttgttattattatttttgttaaatcagtgataaagttaaaattaaagggtactggaatgaatatttaattaactatagaTGGTGTATCCAAAggtttattttgtatataataataatttaacgaaaagttaacggaggaattgatgaaagagaaaaataaaatcatagggtgctaaattgatacactttagcATAAGgtaagtgagaaagtatgaaaccccggggtgatatttgaaatttatccttaattttttatatatatatattttttgtctgTAGGTGTAGGTGTATATTTGTGGGGGAGGAGAGAGTGGAGAGAAGAGTGGACGAGGGTAATTTGGTAATTTCGGTTCCGGGGGCTGGTGGATAAAATGGACAAGGAAAGGTCGAGAGATGTGCTGCTTCGGGGAAGAAGCTCGCCCGCAAAGCGACAGCAGATGATGCGCGGCTCCTCCACCTCCCCTCCTGTTGGTACACTTCCTACTCCTACCCCTAGGGTTGTCAACGGATCAGATTCgaaacaaattttcaaaaatccgaatccgaaataattatttttttattatattttaaaacatatatatattccattaaatttaaatgtttaagctacaatatcaaatataaaatttgggttcgggtcgggtacaaacAAACCCGAATCTAAAGCTGTTGGGTTTTCGTTTTTTATACCTGTACTTGAAACTATATTAGTTTAGTATTGGATAAGTCTATCCTGTtcggtttgggtttggataaaatttcaaGTATGCATGCCCAATCTTTCACTTTATGTCTCCCAAAATGCCCCTAGACCTTTTTGCTTAATAAGGGTACATTTGTTTAgatgtcggaataagttattcGGTAGTAATGTTTGCTTCATAACTTTCACTTTATGTTTCCCAAAATGCCCCTAGcctattttttcttaataagGGTACGTCTGTTTAGATGTCGGAAAAAGTTATTCAGCAATAATGTTTGTTTCATAACTTTTACGCTGCAAGAATTTTGCTGGCTACGGGaggttttttagtgcaatagtcttctcctaaaattttattctaaaaatatacctgttaaatttttatttataaatatggtcctataaaagcggtgaaccaaaagcggtgaactattcaccgctttctttcttttttttacttctttctatattactacgatggtaaaagcggtgaatggttcaccgtttttcttctttttccactCTTAAAAAGGAgtaatgaatgcggtgaatcattcaccgcatttagaggtctatttttataattattttttaaaaaaacttatttttacaattataaaaattgataggattatttataaaaaaaattcggctacgggcgtgtttggtttcttgaaaatatttatttcagaAACTACATTTTGGCcggaaaaatattttacttccATTTGGTTTTTAGGGAATGTCGTTTTTTCCAAAATGCTTTTTGCCGAAATTCATagaaaaatggggtttttgtttTCCGAATCTTTTGTTTGGAAGCAAAATCCGTGGACAATAGTGTTTTTTGTGGAAAATTCTTTTCTTGGAAAACAGTGTTTTCTGACTTTTCTGAGTAACCAACCACGCCCTACGAGAATTTTGTTCtgtaattgaaaaataaaaattttgatttgtttggaTGACGGTACAAGTTATTCAGTGATAGCTTTTGTTGGCAATCatttctttttgtgtgtgtgtgtgtgtgtgtggagggAGAGTTAGCAAGCTACCCCGTttcctttattattttatagaaataaattcagctagaaatgtgaagcagCTATGTTTCAAAGTTAGGACCTCGGGTGTCAACTATCAAGCCCTTAGTCAACTGCGGTAGGTCGTTATTTGtaagaaaagtatttttatttgtaagaatagtattttatttacaagatgatttatcttatctCGAGAAGTTGACTTGAAGGCCAAATATGGTATGCATTTTTAGTTGTTTGATCATGCTTTTTAGCTATTAGTTTCAATTGGAATAAATGAAAGAGATGCACCGAGTAAGATGAACGTGCATCCAAACATCCCTTCATATCTTGTTCAATGAATATATTGTTTAACATATTTCCTTTGGTTATTTGACGGGGTACTCGATAGTTGGTTGATAAGAAGTATGAAAAGATATCTACAACTGCATAATATATTCTGTGTGATCAAGTGCATTTGGGCAACCTAAGAATTTGAAAGCCGGTTTTTAGAGTTCCCTTCTCACATGCTATAAATGGTGATGGAGCTGGGGCCCTTTCTTGATAGGTACAAAGCggacttgaattttattttcaacatTTTCCCCGATGTTTGGATTCTTATACCATTTATTTTATTGCTCCAAAGTGcagacttgaattaaatagggtGAAATTAAATGAGATTATAAGCCTAGAAAGATTTAAACTCAAGATCCACTACACTGAAACTAATATGTGGGTGTTGTTTAAGCTTGAGCTTCTAGAGTAAGTGTGTTCATCATTTCTGATTATCAATACAACCTCTAAATCATTTTTGTCGTAAATGATAAATCGCCTAGTATGCGGAATTTGACATCCTGGAAAGGTGGAAGTAGTAAGATTCCACAAAATCAAACTCTACCGAAGCACTATCCGGTATAGCTTTAATTAGCACTGTGTAACTTGTTTGACATCTAAACAGACGCGTAATTTACTTCCGATAGAACATATGCACTAATCTTGTGGTgaaatttattttgcattttttttctttttctttttttttaggaggGTCTGAGGGAGAGGAAGGTGAGCCTTTTAATCCACTGCCTACGACCACTTGCATCAGTAGTCTTACTAGTAGGAAGAGATTGAGACTCCATGGAAAGgttgttttcctttttcctaTTTTTGTTTCTTAGTATTTGATTACATGGTTTACTAGTTTTGTGCGTTTCGTTGTtgattctctttctctctttctatactGTATTAAAGGTCATAGAGGAATGTGATGCTGTTGATCCTGCACTAGTACCCAGGAAATTAAGATCAGGTAACAAGTCATGTATTGTATTTTTGATCATTTAGTACAATTTGATTTACTATTACATAGAAATGTGACAAATTGAGATTTAGTCCCTAATTATTTTTTGCTTAAACTGATTAGTCGCTAGTCCTTCTCATCGTTACAAGTCCTGCGTAATCTTAAACTTCTGCTGGCAAGCAGTTTTACAGTTTTACTCCTTAAAAAAAATGGCTTTAGAGAGAAAAGGGAAATAAGAAGTTCATTTTGTATGAAATGTCACACATCATTGATGGCTCCTTGCAAATGTTAGAGAGACATAATATGCATTCAGAGCTGATATTTAAGTTAGGATTGGGGACTAATTTGTTTAAGTGATAGGGACCAATTCCAATTTGTCGAAAGTTAAAGGGATTACTCATACAGCAGTCCTGGTATTAGCATAGCTCATTTTACTATTGATGAAGAGATTCGTCCAGCTTGGTCGCTACTCGCTGGTTACGTTAGTTAAAGTAACTTTGCTATGTCATTCCTCCTCGTGCCAACGTATAACATCAGGTGTAGCTATCTGGTACATTCCCCTCCTTGATTGATGATTGGATGGGAATCTTGAGCCCTTACGTTTTGGTTCAGTTTCTCTTTAAACTTTTGGTGATATGTTGTCAATATCTAGTGTTCTTTTGGAGAATCTTTGTGTTCAAAAGTGCTTTATCCAAGCGAGAATCAGAAGCTACTGTTCTGGCCCTTATCCGCCCACTACATGTAGTTTCTTCCAGTATCAGATGCCACACATAAGCATTGTTAATTGTCTCTCATTTTTACTATCTTCTACTATTTACTAGACTATTGAGTGTCATTACGACATTTTGTATGTTGTTTGCTTTGAATTTCATGAATTATTCTGATAATCTTGTTTAGGACGACAAGGTAGTTCGCAGTTCACACTCAATTCTTTTTATCCGCAGCTATGAACAAACGCGGCAACCAATCAGCATCCCCACCATTGTTGGATGTAGAAAAGAAACAGCATCTTCCCTTTGATGCTATGGGAAATTCCAAGCAAAAAAACACGGTGAGTTTTTTCATGAATTAACccattttaatttactataatttcCATAATATTGAATTGAGAGGACACTCTTGGTTCTTCGTTTAAGTAGCCGCCTGATTCTCTAACTAAAGATGAGGAAGAAGTTGCCGAGGCTTTGTATGCCTTGGCGTCAACAGTCCCTACGACTTCACTACTCACTGATCGCCTGGAGAGGACGAAGTTAGAAGATAAGTCGCTTCCAAATGTCGCATCCACTTCTTATTCGGAAGGtctgattttatttattattgatggGCAAAATGCAACCGGAAGTACTCAACTATTTACCAAAGTTTGAGTTTGGTTCCCATTCTTTCAACATCTACAGTTGGTTCCCTACTTCTGTATCCTATTACAATCCATGCCCTTCTATTGAATTTCCTATCTAAAAAGGACTGGAGGTTTCCACATAATGACAAGCAACTGGTGGGTGGTCACTTACATGGTGGTTACATGGACATGTCCTTTTATTTTGATGGAAGAATCCAATATAAGGACAAAGGTTGCAAGTGAACAAGAAATTGCGGACCCGATTAGAAAGTTTTGAATGTTATGGACCAAGATAAAAACTTTGTTGCAATTTTGAGGACCACCGTTGCATTTTATCATATTCTAGTTCCTTTTAACTTTTGGGTTGATTATTTACCTTTTCTGCGATTCTAACTTTATCTGATGTTGACAGTTCCTTCAAAAGATGGCAAAAATTTTTCACCAGCTTGCACTACTAATGGAGTGACTAATCTCTCTACTAATCTCGGGGAGTCTAAAGTTGAATCTAAGAAAGTTGATCCTCCCATAATGGATCAGCCTCTCATTACATCCCAGAGCCCACTAAAAGTAGAACAAAGGTCAACAACAGCTACTCATTGTGTTAATCCTGGAGCTCCCCATCTATCGAGAGGTGAAGTGAGAGAGAATCTATCTTCAGGGAATGCTATGAGTTTCCCAAGCTCTTTGGGTGTTTCGGTTCAATGTTATTCTGGAAATCGGTAATCATTTTTTCTAATTTCCCATTTTTCTAGTTGAGATATTTACATGTATTTCCACTGGAAAATGGTCGATCTACATACACATCCCAAAACATTAAACTAAATCCCTCTATGAATTAGATGACTTCCCAACTTAGGATAAGGCTTGCATTTCTGCAAGAAACTTTTAGggctatatatatgaaaatttaacattttactggcgtgtatatatatatatatatatatataaatagattaGTTTGAAATgatatatctaatatatatgtaGAAGCCCGTCTTCATTTAGCTTATTGTTGTATAGGGAACACTTCTTGTTCgtcttgtttatttatttatttggatgTAGATCACTGCAACAAACAAAATCTGATATTCCACTTCTACCACCACCCAAGACAGATGGCAACCACTGGCTGGTAATGCTTCTTTGCTTCTTGCTGCAAGTTTCTTATATTGGTTTTTCTTGATATGCGAAGTAATGCATTTATGTTGCATTTCATTTCAGTTTGGATCTGCTGTGTCTGATATGAAGGTGAATAAAGAGCGACTAGCTAAGAAGAGCACTGAAAAAGGTGTGAATTTCATATTGGAGTTGTCAACttcgcttcttttttttttctttatttttcgaGAAAAGAtccttttaattttcaaaaacaggactctttgttgtttttgaaactttttttgcACTTGGAAGTTTTAGGACCAAACTGCCCCTTCGCTACACGACTGCAATGCACAGTTTCAATTGATTGTTGGACGGTTTTGAACTACAGGTTGCATAGTACTTCATAAAGGGTTCATCCATCATTTGGAACTATATATTGGTATTCAATGATGTGCATCACTGTTTCCATAGCTGAGGACCAGATTAGATTAGACCTAATAGTTGGAAAGTGGGCTGCACTATTTAAGTTGTGTAAGCCAAAAAAGAGGTGTCACGTTTTTTGCAAAGATGATAGAGCTATTCTCCTTTTGAAAAGGGTCCGCCAACTTTATTCTAGGAATAAGATATTTTAGCTGAAAAAACATCTTTTTGGTATAGTTTGGTTCGAGAACAAGTTATTTTTGCTTATTTCTAGAATAGCTATAATTTTTGGGATAAATAggaattagaccaattttgtgtttggacgAGAATCGAGATATTTCtgaggaataagaaaaattatgtttgggcGATTGTGTTAGAATAGTAGGAATAAGAGTAATTATGATTGAAAacgaaaataatttatctaaataataagcatctaaatattagtaaaacaatattttaacaagttaataaattaattaatttggaatACTTTGTGAGACGATGAAGAATGACGTTAATTAGtgaataactataaaaaataagtttagttAATACATTAAtcgataaattaaaatattaattatttagataatataaatattagttaatgaTTGAATAAGcatatcaaatatttaattctttcattagctaattaaatataaataataaattaattactatttaaatatgtattaatttaataagtcaaatgattattagttaattattaaaaaattaattgcattaattaataatattttataatcatTTATAATCTAATTAGTAGAGGCATAAGATAGAGAATAGCTTGTTCCTCTTAATGGGTAGAACTACTATTCTCTCTCTGTTAACGGGTTATTCCgaaataacccgttaagaggagAATTACTAATTCCTTGCGCCGTTTGggagaataagaagaataaatcTCTTGTTCTCCCTTTAtcccttgaaccaaacatggCCTTTAAGTCTAGTAACTCCGTGTGATGATGATTATCTAAAGTTGTTTTTTCTTATCAGAAGCTGCACCTTCCGTCCAGCATCGCTTGTCTAATACCAATCATGGGCATATGGCAGTGTAATTTCATTAACCTTCTTTTTTGAATTCGTAGATGAACATTTCACAAGAATTCTATTTTCTTTTAGtcatcattttttctttttgcttttcaaATTGCTTTCTAATGTGCATATGGTTTTTCAGGCCTTCTTCATATATTGGAGCAGTATTTCCAGATACTTCAATTGGTGTTGCTAGACCTAGTCCAACTGGAAATCACGATAAGGTGACCAATATACCTGAATTTGCAATTTTGTTCCTCCTAACATTGGGCCTTTTGGTTCGCTTGGTGGCTGGAGCTCTTGTAAAAATGCTGCTTGAGTAGCACTGTTCGAAGAAACATTAACAACTTTTTCCTCAAAATCCTATCAAGAGCTTTCTAGTCTAGCTGAATTAGAAGCCTTGAATTGAAGCTTCTACTTTTTGGGTCCTAAAACCACGCTACAGCTTCTGGCACAGCAATTGCTGTAAACATTTTGCTTGCCATATGCCTAGCTTCAATTTTTTAGAGGAAGTTAAGTCGTTCGAAAAGCAAAGCCAAAGGGCGTGTAATCACACGTAATCTATTGaagttaaatattttcaatatgatGTTCTTGAAATAAAGCTAAATACTAGTTTCGTACATCCTTTCGGTAGATATTAAGAATAACTGCTTTTTGATGGAATACTGCTTGACCAATCATTTGTTGTAGTCTTAGCGATGCCTTACATAATATTGCCCTAAGATTTTATAATTCTTCTTCCAACTTTTGAATTTCGGCATATTTTGCCTCTTCTCTGCAGCTTCCCATATCTAATTTTGGCCATAAGAAGTCATGGAAGAACTGTGCAACCCATGTCTACATAGGTCATCTCATTGAAGTGTATCAAAACAAGGAGAAAATGCAGGCATCATCAGCTACTCCCCTCGATCGGTCAAAGCCTGGCGTGGGATCAAAACCGAGAGATGGGTTACaaaatggttttaattttgtttcgcCTCCAAAACCGAGAGATGGGTTACaaaatggttttaattttgtgtcACCTCCTGCGAAAAACATCACTTTTGTCGATAGGAATGTGCACGAGGTCAAAATGCATGCGTCGCATAATGGAAGGCTTCTGCCCATTCATCATCAGCGTCCCGACATACATGAAACTCATTCGCAGCCAAGGATGGTAAGTACTAGCGTGGTGAGCCATAGGAGACTAGACATACGGCTGGctaagttttgagcttttgctaTAGCAGGAAACTAAAAGGAGCTTTTGGGTCCCAAAAATAGAAGCTCAGCTCTAAGATGGAGCTTGTACATTTGCTGCTACAAGAAGTTGTCGAGGGGCTTGCAAATGAAAAAGCTGTTATTGCTTCTTCAAAAAGCTCCATGCAAATAGCACTGCTGTAAAGCTCTAGGGCAACCAAACGACCCTTGGTGTTTTTGTTTATCTAATTAGCTTTGAATCTTTTTTGATTGTTAGGGTTACGATCTCCTCTCCTTGTCGGCTGGCCATGAAGCTCATATTTCTGGGAATGGGATGAGGACATCGGGACAGCTCCATGCTCCTTTCCTTCAACCCCACGTTCCACCGCAACATTCTGCTATGCCCTTTCCTTTCTCGCACATCCCTTATACTCAGCCTTATCCTGAGAATCTAGTTTCACCAGCCAATCAACAggtattctctctctttctttttcatccCCTCTTTTTCTCAGATGCATTAGGAGTTTCatgtttatttgtttgattgcATTCTATAATCGTTAACATGTCTTCTGATGCATTCAAGTAGTTTAACGAATTCGGTCCAAATATGTTTATAGAGATACCAATCCTTCGTATATTTATATGCCTGTAATTTAGTCACTGACCATGGATATTTTTGGGGGCTTCGATTTGGCAATTCTGGTCAACAGTGTGTCGCCAAACTGGCactaaaaaatttgattagtttatTCTACATCTACTACCATATTAGAGCCTTTTTGGCCTGACTGAAGCTTCTGCAGAAGTGCCTCTGAATAGAACGGTTTAGCGGCATTTGACTGCTTTtctatgtaaaatttttttgagaagtTCTTACATTGCAGTTAAAAGCAGTAGTTTCAAGTTAGAACTGTTGATTGTCGAAACACATAGGTTCATTTCATTTTCTCGCTCTATTTAAAGCACTTTAGCCAGAATTTCCCCAGGTTTTATTTTTCAAGCCCCTATTGGCTGAATCTTGTTTATAATCCCCTCACCAGCCTCAAGCTGCAACAAATGCAGTATTTCCCACCCTCGGCTTACTGTTTACAGAACTTCTAGCTTCTGCTTCTCAAAGTGAAGAAGCCGTCCCAGAATCAACGCGAACTTGGAGCTAACTCTCTTCTTTTGCAGATTCAGTTGCAGTTACCCCATTATGTTGGCAACCCTTTCTACGTGTCATACGGGAACATTCCGGGAAGCTCCCCAAAGTtgcaacagcaacagcagcagcagcagcaacagcagaaGCACTTTTCACCTGTCCATATGGCTCAATACAGGCCGCCGTGGTCCAACGGGAAGTTGCACGACTCTTCTTCTTTAGCTCCGATTCAACTCCGGCTTCGTCCATGACCTCTCGCAACAACAGAGATGGGTCTCAATGGTCCCGCCGCTTAGATTTACTgaagattactaaattttaattgGCCAAGAAATAGAGAAATGAGAATAGCTGCTAGATTAAAGGCCGCGACAAGTTACGTTGTGCGGCCGAGCACAGTTGCATATTCTAGTGTTATGTACCATCTGTAACAGTGGAATCCATTGTCAGGGAGGAGAAACAGATGGACACATACATTGGAATGTAATTTATTGAAAGAATTTACTTTTTAGGCTTTTAAACTCTACAATAAGAGGGAAATTTGAGAGGATATTTAGAACCCAATGgtaaggaggaaaaaaaaaaagatgcaagGGAAATGTTTTACATGAAATTGGTATCTTTGATTGTAATTATGTAAATGattccgaaatttttttttttctgctttacTGGTGATTTTGAAGTATAGGGGGTGAAGTATATGTTCCATAATCTGTCCTACCTTGAATATATATGTCACCAACGAAAtcaaatgttttattttttatttaagtttaaattaaatgtattaaatttttattattttaattaaaataaaattttcgaataATAAAAGTGTCATAAAAGCAACTGTATATTAAACCATGTTTATGTTAGTGTGCTATCTAATGTTTAAACTCTAGCTGTAGGGATTTttgtttatatactttttactactattcaatatttttaattttttcattagtAAATCATTAGAGTAGGGATATATCGAAAGAAAATTGTTTTATTACCAAAAAAGCATTTTGGTCAATGAGGGATAAATAAggtaggggcaattgcttatatacttttgaaaagtttccgactttctgatttatctctcaaggttaatattaaaaatactctttttacgttctaatctatttcaaatatattcctaaaattaaaatttgttaatgaattctgttatctttataaaataactattttgcccTCTTaatatttgcccttaagttaggggcacaaaaagtattttattttttagtcttttcaaatatacccttctNTTTTTACtactattcaatatttttaattttttcattagtAAATCATTAGAGTAGGGATATATCGAAAGAAAATTGTTTTATTACCAAAaaagcattttattttttagtcttttcaaatatacccttctatcatcaccaatatttcttatttgcccttaagttaagggcaaaagtgatagtttaattttttttaactgtgatagatatttaactcacgtttaacccaagttaacttaattagtgataactgtaggggtatcttggaataacggaggaatatatgagggatatattggaaagaaaaaaatagagataaatgaaatattttctaagggatttttttttgcaaatagctccctgaacaatttttattttaaaaatagccctatcaaaattaaaattgcaaaatggCCCTGTTCCTGCCACGCagacgccacgtcagcgccacgggGGCAGGGCCGGGGCCagggtgttaagttgaacacggtgaatcattcaccgtgtctaaacacggtgaatggtttactgtgtttagtacgtattttttgtatattgaaaaatggaataaggagtagggatgtcaataggtatggatatccgaaatattatccgaatccaaacccgaataaattatatatNTATTTAGAACCCAATGgtaaggaggaaaaaaaaaaagatgcaagGGAAATGTTTTACATGAAATTGGTATCTTTGATTGTAATTATGTAAATgattcagaatttttttttttcctgctttaCTGGTGATTTTGAAGTATAGGGGGTGAAGTATATGTTCCATAATCTGTCCTACCTTGAATATATATGTCACCAACGAAATCAAatgttgtattttttatttaagtttaaattaaatgtattaaatttttattattttgattaaaataaaattttgaaataataaaagtGTCATAAAAGCAAGTGTATATTAAACCATGTTTATGTTAGTGTGCTATCTAATGTTTAAACTCTAGCTATAGGGATTTttgtttatatactttttactactattcaaaatttttaattttttcattagtAAATCATTAGAGTAGGGATATAtcgaaagaaaatttttttattaccaaAAAAGCATTTTGGTCAATGAGGGATAAATAAggtaggggcaattgcttacatatttttgaaaagttttcgactttctaatttattcctcaagattaatattaaaaatattttttttacaatctaatttatttcaaatatacctctaaaaatactttttttacattctaatttatttcaaatatacctctagagttaaaatttgttaacgaactctgttatctctatgaaattactattttgccctcttaatatttgcccttaagttaggggcacaaaaagtattttattttttagtattttcaaatatatccttctactatcaccaacattttttatttttcttaagttaagggtaaaagtgatattttaatttttttaactacggtagatatttaattcacgtttaacccgagttaactTAACTGGTGAtaactgtaggggtattttggaataacggaggaatatACGAGGAGTATAttggtaagaaaaaaaaaaaagggtaaataaatattttcgaagttttgaaagggatatatagacaattattcaATAATAAGGTATTGTCCCTAAACataaataatcttttaaaaaaatttaaacattattttataatttaaatatatatttcggGTATTCCTTGTGGATTAGGCGTTGTCccaccaagagagagagagagagagagagagagagagag encodes:
- the LOC109712857 gene encoding uncharacterized protein LOC109712857 isoform X2, yielding MNKRGNQSASPPLLDVEKKQHLPFDAMGNSKQKNTPPDSLTKDEEEVAEALYALASTVPTTSLLTDRLERTKLEDKSLPNVASTSYSEVPSKDGKNFSPACTTNGVTNLSTNLGESKVESKKVDPPIMDQPLITSQSPLKVEQRSTTATHCVNPGAPHLSRGEVRENLSSGNAMSFPSSLGVSVQCYSGNRSLQQTKSDIPLLPPPKTDGNHWLFGSAVSDMKVNKERLAKKSTEKEAAPSVQHRLSNTNHGHMAVPSSYIGAVFPDTSIGVARPSPTGNHDKLPISNFGHKKSWKNCATHVYIGHLIEVYQNKEKMQASSATPLDRSKPGVGSKPRDGLQNGFNFVSPPKPRDGLQNGFNFVSPPAKNITFVDRNVHEVKMHASHNGRLLPIHHQRPDIHETHSQPRMGYDLLSLSAGHEAHISGNGMRTSGQLHAPFLQPHVPPQHSAMPFPFSHIPYTQPYPENLVSPANQQIQLQLPHYVGNPFYVSYGNIPGSSPKLQQQQQQQQQQQKHFSPVHMAQYRPPWSNGKLHDSSSLAPIQLRLRP
- the LOC109712857 gene encoding uncharacterized protein LOC109712857 isoform X1, with the translated sequence MDKERSRDVLLRGRSSPAKRQQMMRGSSTSPPVGGSEGEEGEPFNPLPTTTCISSLTSRKRLRLHGKVIEECDAVDPALVPRKLRSAMNKRGNQSASPPLLDVEKKQHLPFDAMGNSKQKNTPPDSLTKDEEEVAEALYALASTVPTTSLLTDRLERTKLEDKSLPNVASTSYSEVPSKDGKNFSPACTTNGVTNLSTNLGESKVESKKVDPPIMDQPLITSQSPLKVEQRSTTATHCVNPGAPHLSRGEVRENLSSGNAMSFPSSLGVSVQCYSGNRSLQQTKSDIPLLPPPKTDGNHWLFGSAVSDMKVNKERLAKKSTEKEAAPSVQHRLSNTNHGHMAVPSSYIGAVFPDTSIGVARPSPTGNHDKLPISNFGHKKSWKNCATHVYIGHLIEVYQNKEKMQASSATPLDRSKPGVGSKPRDGLQNGFNFVSPPKPRDGLQNGFNFVSPPAKNITFVDRNVHEVKMHASHNGRLLPIHHQRPDIHETHSQPRMGYDLLSLSAGHEAHISGNGMRTSGQLHAPFLQPHVPPQHSAMPFPFSHIPYTQPYPENLVSPANQQIQLQLPHYVGNPFYVSYGNIPGSSPKLQQQQQQQQQQQKHFSPVHMAQYRPPWSNGKLHDSSSLAPIQLRLRP